The Leifsonia poae region CGGACTGGGCTGGCTGACGTGTCTCGTGGTCAAGACTGTGGTGGCCCAGCCGCGGCCGCCGATGACCGGCCTGGCGCATCCGCTCGACGTGAGCCCAGCGACCCTCAGTTACCCGAGCGGGCACGTCGTGTTCGCCGTCTGTCTGGGCGTCGCCCTGGTGGCGGTCTGCCCGCGCGGCATCGCCCGCACCGGGGTGCTGATGCTGGCGATCGTCTTCGTGGCCGTCGTCGCCTGGTCGCGCCTCTACGTGGGGGTGCACTATCCGACCGACGTCATCGGTGCGGTGCTGAACGGGGTCGCCGGGTCGGTGCTCTTCCTCGGCCTGTGGAACCTCGTGGTGCGTCGGGTGACCCGTGCGCGTGGGCCGCAGACGACACCCTGACTGAAATCGGATTTCATCGTCCAATCGGCAATGAAACGATCATCCGCCGTTAACCTCGGCGTCGTCGGGCGGTTCATCCCGCCTCGGTAGCGTCGCGGTCGTGACACAGAATTCCACTCTCGCCGCCCCGCTGAAATCGGATGCCGGCACCCCGGTCACCGAGCGCATCCGGGCCAGCCTCACGGCGCTCTCGCCCGCCGAACGACGCGTCGCCGACGCGGTGCTCGCCGACCCGGCCGCCGTCATCCACCTCTCGGTGACCGAACTCGCGACGCTGGCCGAAGCCTCCGCTGCCACCGTCATCCGGCTCTGCGCCACCCTGGGGTTGCGCGGCTACCAGGATCTGAAGATCATGCTGGCCCGCGAATCCATCCCGGCCGACCGGCAGGTGCTCGGCGCGATCCGCGACGGCGATGGAACAGGCGACGTCGTCGCGAAAGTGCTCGGCGGCACCGCGCTCGCCCTCCAGCAGGTCGTCGCGGCCGTCGATGTGAACGCCGTCGCCCGGATCGTGGACGCGCTGCTCGCGGCCCGGCGCGTGAGCTTAGGCGCGGTCGGAACCTCGGCCCCACTCGCGCAAGACATCGCCTACCGGCTGACGACCATCGGCATCGATGCCTCCTTCGTCGCCGATGTGCACGCGCAGCATGTCGCCGCCCGCA contains the following coding sequences:
- a CDS encoding phosphatase PAP2 family protein, which produces MSPSHRTRRAQPPLLAAPRRWGWWAAILFVAVFAIGFVFRLVPGSSQYAVDEALNRAATPFADSVALALDVLDRPTVVLVILAVVFVVVGFAASWWRALGVCAVTGLGWLTCLVVKTVVAQPRPPMTGLAHPLDVSPATLSYPSGHVVFAVCLGVALVAVCPRGIARTGVLMLAIVFVAVVAWSRLYVGVHYPTDVIGAVLNGVAGSVLFLGLWNLVVRRVTRARGPQTTP
- a CDS encoding MurR/RpiR family transcriptional regulator yields the protein MTQNSTLAAPLKSDAGTPVTERIRASLTALSPAERRVADAVLADPAAVIHLSVTELATLAEASAATVIRLCATLGLRGYQDLKIMLARESIPADRQVLGAIRDGDGTGDVVAKVLGGTALALQQVVAAVDVNAVARIVDALLAARRVSLGAVGTSAPLAQDIAYRLTTIGIDASFVADVHAQHVAARMLLPADVFFAVSHTGSTFETLATAKAARSAGATVIALTSFASSPLTEVADLILVAGSPETAYRVEAMVSRIVHLTLLDAIFVALTMRSATSGAYQNVTADVLVEHRV